A DNA window from Aestuariispira ectoiniformans contains the following coding sequences:
- a CDS encoding HesB/IscA family protein: MFGSGGPVLTLTDNAAKRVRQLMDQGDKDVLGLRVGVSSKGCSGLSYVVEYAMEQKKFEEVVEDKGVKIFIDPAAIMFLIGSEMDFVEDKLESRFTFSNPNETARCGCGESFSVQ; encoded by the coding sequence ATGTTCGGTTCCGGTGGACCTGTACTGACCTTGACGGATAACGCCGCCAAACGGGTAAGGCAGTTGATGGACCAGGGCGACAAAGACGTTCTGGGCCTGCGTGTTGGTGTTTCATCCAAGGGCTGTTCCGGCTTGTCCTATGTGGTGGAATACGCCATGGAACAGAAAAAATTTGAAGAAGTCGTTGAAGACAAAGGCGTTAAAATCTTTATCGACCCGGCGGCGATCATGTTCCTGATCGGCTCGGAGATGGATTTTGTCGAGGACAAGCTGGAAAGCCGATTCACCTTCAGCAATCCGAATGAAACAGCCCGCTGTGGCTGTGGTGAAAGCTTCAGCGTCCAATAA
- a CDS encoding DUF59 domain-containing protein — protein MVHPYLGNFGMPAAEEGMTARAGTRLEEGAAKATPEAVEDSLRTVYDPEIPVNIYDLGLIYSCEMDDYGDVAVTMTLTAPACPVAGEMPGQVAEAVAGVDGVGEVAVTLTWEPPWRPDMMSEDARMALDLF, from the coding sequence ATGGTACATCCCTATCTCGGTAACTTTGGGATGCCTGCCGCTGAAGAGGGCATGACTGCCCGTGCGGGTACGCGTCTGGAAGAAGGGGCGGCCAAGGCAACCCCGGAGGCAGTCGAAGACTCCCTTCGCACAGTCTATGACCCGGAAATTCCGGTCAACATCTATGACCTGGGGCTGATCTATAGCTGTGAAATGGATGACTATGGGGATGTTGCCGTAACCATGACGTTGACGGCGCCTGCCTGTCCGGTCGCGGGCGAGATGCCCGGTCAGGTGGCGGAGGCTGTTGCCGGTGTCGACGGTGTCGGCGAAGTTGCCGTAACCCTGACCTGGGAGCCGCCGTGGCGTCCCGACATGATGTCGGAAGATGCCAGAATGGCCCTGGACTTGTTCTGA
- a CDS encoding aminotransferase class V-fold PLP-dependent enzyme — translation MTIQAANPVNETYDIDAVRAEFPILQEKVNGYPLSFLDNGASAQKPLAVINAMRHHYEHCYANVHRGAYTFSEETTAAYEGAREKIRAFLNARSEKEIVFTGNATGAINLVAYAYGRGILKAGDEIVISHMEHHSNIVPWQILRDETGVHLKVAPISDEGEFLLEEYKALLTEKTKLVAITHVSNVLGTVTPLKAIIDTAHSVGAKVLVDGSQAVMHMPVDVQELDCDFYVFTGHKIYGPSGIGVLYGKEALLDAMPPFMGGGDMISSVTLEKSTWADLPAKFEAGTPPIVQAIGLGAAIDYVSGVGLESIAAHEQALLGYATQKLASIDGLRVIGTAPAKTSVISFVMKDAHPHDIATIADQKGVALRAGHHCAEPLMQRMGVTGTTRASFGMYNTHAEVDALVSAMEKVKEFFG, via the coding sequence GATGCCGTTCGTGCAGAATTTCCTATTCTGCAGGAAAAGGTAAATGGCTATCCGCTGAGCTTCCTGGACAACGGGGCGTCGGCGCAAAAGCCGCTGGCCGTCATCAATGCGATGAGGCACCATTATGAACATTGCTATGCCAATGTGCATCGCGGGGCCTACACATTCTCTGAGGAGACCACGGCGGCCTATGAGGGCGCCCGGGAAAAGATTCGTGCGTTCCTGAATGCGCGTAGCGAAAAGGAAATCGTCTTTACGGGTAATGCAACCGGCGCCATCAACCTGGTCGCCTACGCTTACGGGCGCGGCATTCTGAAGGCGGGTGATGAGATTGTGATCTCCCATATGGAGCATCATTCCAACATCGTTCCCTGGCAGATTCTGCGCGACGAAACCGGTGTGCACCTCAAGGTTGCACCGATCTCGGACGAGGGCGAATTCCTGCTTGAAGAATATAAGGCGTTGCTGACGGAGAAGACCAAACTGGTCGCCATCACTCATGTATCCAACGTTCTGGGTACGGTGACGCCGCTGAAGGCCATTATCGACACGGCGCACAGCGTTGGTGCGAAGGTTCTGGTGGATGGAAGTCAGGCCGTGATGCATATGCCGGTTGATGTTCAGGAACTGGATTGCGACTTTTACGTCTTTACCGGCCATAAGATTTATGGGCCGTCCGGCATCGGCGTGCTTTATGGCAAGGAAGCACTGCTGGATGCCATGCCGCCTTTCATGGGCGGTGGCGATATGATTTCCAGCGTTACTCTGGAGAAAAGCACCTGGGCGGACCTGCCTGCCAAGTTTGAGGCAGGAACGCCGCCGATCGTGCAGGCCATTGGGCTTGGGGCGGCCATCGACTATGTCTCTGGCGTCGGACTTGAGTCTATCGCGGCCCATGAACAGGCGCTTCTGGGCTATGCCACACAGAAACTGGCCTCGATTGACGGTTTGCGTGTGATCGGTACCGCGCCGGCAAAGACTTCGGTCATCTCTTTCGTCATGAAGGATGCCCATCCCCATGACATAGCAACGATCGCGGACCAGAAGGGCGTTGCCCTTCGTGCGGGCCATCATTGTGCAGAACCACTGATGCAGCGTATGGGTGTAACCGGGACGACAAGGGCCTCCTTTGGGATGTATAATACCCATGCAGAAGTGGACGCCCTGGTTTCCGCCATGGAAAAAGTGAAGGAGTTCTTCGGCTGA